In one Corallococcus sp. EGB genomic region, the following are encoded:
- a CDS encoding terminase large subunit domain-containing protein, which translates to MTLGIVKRTEEEFAEWLVTEPGFVTGLMAYDDEPIVLEAYQREFLNNRSRFRWVTKSRQIGFSFLFALEALARCHLREKHTAVFVSYNLDDAKEKILIARQVHEELPLAYQKRLVVDSKTELAFESNGATKKLSRILSHPSKAPRGKKGDVYLDELAHYVNDREVYRGSTALILRSNGQLTGCSTPLGRRGIFWEIANEELRKYPHHTRQLVPWWLCRFFATDVRAASAVALDLPTEERVARFGRPTLIEQFDSLPLEDFQQEFEGKFVDETYSYFPYELILPCTSDDLVLYDEPTSVRAPEGRIVAGFDVGRTRDRSELAVFEEIEGRFTCRMLRSFEGTPFAEQEAELRRLLGTLPVARLSIDRSGIGMNLAENLSRDFPQVVGENFTNEAKERWATDFKILFQRRDVTLPRDRDLVAQVHAIKRRVLPSGKVSFDAERNARGHADKFWAVALACQKERAPERPLAGNIGVRVLG; encoded by the coding sequence ATGACGCTCGGGATCGTCAAGCGCACCGAGGAGGAGTTCGCCGAGTGGCTCGTGACGGAGCCCGGCTTCGTCACGGGGCTCATGGCCTACGACGACGAGCCCATCGTGCTCGAGGCGTACCAGCGCGAGTTCCTCAACAACCGCTCTCGCTTCCGGTGGGTCACGAAGAGCCGCCAGATCGGCTTCTCGTTCCTCTTCGCGCTGGAGGCGCTCGCGCGCTGCCACCTGCGCGAGAAGCACACCGCCGTCTTCGTCTCCTACAACCTCGACGACGCGAAGGAGAAGATCCTCATCGCGCGCCAGGTCCACGAGGAGCTGCCGCTTGCGTACCAGAAGCGGCTTGTCGTCGACTCGAAGACCGAGCTCGCCTTCGAGTCGAACGGCGCGACGAAGAAGCTCTCGCGCATCCTCTCGCATCCGTCGAAGGCGCCGCGCGGAAAGAAGGGCGACGTCTACCTCGACGAGCTCGCGCACTACGTGAACGACCGCGAGGTGTATCGGGGCTCGACGGCGCTCATCCTGCGAAGCAACGGGCAGCTCACCGGCTGCAGCACCCCGCTCGGCCGGCGCGGCATCTTCTGGGAGATCGCCAACGAGGAGTTGCGCAAGTACCCGCACCACACGCGGCAGCTCGTTCCCTGGTGGCTGTGTCGGTTCTTCGCCACCGACGTGCGCGCGGCGTCCGCTGTCGCGCTCGACCTGCCGACGGAGGAGCGCGTCGCGCGCTTCGGGCGGCCGACGCTCATCGAGCAGTTCGACTCGCTGCCGCTCGAGGACTTCCAGCAGGAGTTCGAGGGGAAGTTCGTAGACGAGACGTACAGCTACTTCCCCTACGAGCTGATCCTGCCGTGCACGAGCGACGACCTCGTCCTCTACGACGAGCCGACGAGTGTGCGCGCGCCCGAAGGCCGAATCGTCGCGGGCTTCGACGTCGGCCGCACACGTGACCGCTCGGAGCTGGCGGTGTTCGAGGAAATCGAGGGCCGCTTCACATGCCGCATGTTGCGCAGCTTCGAGGGGACGCCCTTCGCCGAGCAGGAGGCCGAGCTGCGGCGCCTGCTCGGCACGCTGCCCGTCGCTCGGCTCTCCATCGACCGCAGCGGCATCGGCATGAATCTCGCCGAGAACCTGTCGCGCGACTTCCCGCAGGTCGTCGGCGAGAACTTCACCAACGAGGCGAAGGAGCGCTGGGCGACTGACTTCAAAATCCTCTTCCAGCGGCGTGACGTGACGTTGCCACGCGACCGCGACCTCGTCGCACAGGTCCACGCAATCAAGCGGCGGGTGCTACCCTCCGGGAAGGTCAGCTTCGATGCCGAGCGCAATGCGCGAGGCCACGCCGACAAGTTCTGGGCTGTGGCGCTCGCCTGCCAGAAAGAGCGGGCGCCAGAGCGCCCGCTGGCTGGCAACATTGGGGTTCGCGTGCTGGGGTGA
- the xerC gene encoding tyrosine recombinase XerC: protein MTAYADTISRPARTLTESEQRLLLKVTGQHVDGFRDHCIYSLAMGTGLREHEILALDVGDVFDDAGRAKRRVALRVFKRSAKDPAPQEVLLPDVVRAKLEKLLAARKRAGETIMPSTPIFVSRLGRRLSARQLRHAFGVWQERAGFDRHFNFHCLRHSACTAVYRASRDLRLTQRFARHKSVVTTSIYTHPSDEELLRSVQGLVC, encoded by the coding sequence ATGACCGCCTACGCCGACACCATCTCGCGCCCCGCGCGCACCCTGACCGAGAGCGAGCAGCGCCTGCTCCTGAAGGTCACGGGTCAACACGTCGATGGCTTCCGGGACCACTGCATCTACTCGCTGGCGATGGGCACCGGCCTGCGCGAGCACGAGATCCTCGCGCTCGACGTCGGCGACGTGTTCGATGACGCCGGCCGCGCCAAGCGCCGCGTCGCGCTCCGCGTGTTCAAGCGCTCGGCGAAGGACCCGGCCCCGCAGGAGGTGCTGCTGCCCGACGTCGTGCGCGCCAAGCTCGAGAAGCTGCTGGCCGCGAGGAAGCGCGCGGGCGAGACCATCATGCCGAGCACGCCCATCTTCGTGAGCCGCCTCGGGCGACGCCTGTCCGCGCGCCAACTTCGACACGCCTTCGGCGTCTGGCAGGAACGCGCGGGCTTCGACCGGCACTTCAACTTCCACTGCCTGCGCCACAGCGCCTGCACCGCCGTCTACCGTGCGAGCCGCGACCTCCGGCTCACGCAGCGCTTCGCCCGCCACAAGTCGGTGGTGACGACCAGCATCTACACGCACCCCTCGGACGAGGAACTGCTCCGGTCGGTCCAGGGGCTGGTCTGCTGA
- a CDS encoding AT hook motif domain protein, producing the protein MAKKKAHGGRPTKDEGPKLSQPEEVERLLVEGEVVPGPDGEAKRVWLTQRDVAARFNVSPSLIAEFAKKHRTTEHRAELRAKLDTPKPPPPKVEEPDANAEDSPEPTTDPPDAPKEKRRPGRPRRQDAPLIPFEELDRLLVFGEVQILDDGKTTTVYPSYRALAEKYGVVPSVIAEYARSHNTMKRRKLAAMRIEARKDEKLVELRSDALAVGETRLVAMIDDFLVKFEEALKDGRVRTDSPADVNTLVRLKQFIMGGADSRQEVRNILSLEALQERYARMMRETESATPAMAGVVIDVRAEEVSNETEQARAGKQLSARFPPGPSLEGADQEPNLSRDLRPALRDLVNLARELAETMGADPDDHELIENRVLRAVERVEAARAPHDAADVGPRGAEAEEDEG; encoded by the coding sequence ATGGCAAAGAAGAAGGCCCACGGCGGAAGGCCCACGAAGGACGAAGGGCCGAAGCTCTCGCAGCCGGAGGAGGTCGAGCGCCTGCTCGTCGAGGGCGAGGTGGTACCCGGGCCCGATGGCGAGGCGAAGCGCGTGTGGCTCACCCAGCGAGACGTCGCCGCGCGTTTCAACGTCTCGCCGAGCCTCATCGCCGAGTTCGCGAAGAAGCATCGCACCACGGAGCACCGCGCCGAGTTGCGGGCGAAGCTCGACACGCCGAAGCCGCCACCTCCGAAGGTCGAGGAGCCGGACGCGAACGCAGAGGACTCGCCCGAGCCCACCACAGACCCGCCCGACGCGCCGAAGGAGAAGCGCAGGCCCGGTCGTCCTCGCCGGCAGGACGCGCCGCTCATTCCCTTCGAGGAGCTGGACCGGCTGCTCGTGTTCGGCGAGGTGCAGATCCTTGACGACGGCAAGACCACGACGGTCTACCCCTCGTACCGCGCGCTCGCCGAGAAGTACGGTGTCGTGCCCAGCGTCATCGCCGAGTACGCGCGCAGCCACAACACGATGAAGCGCCGCAAGCTCGCCGCGATGCGGATCGAGGCGCGCAAGGACGAGAAGCTCGTCGAGCTGCGCTCGGATGCGCTGGCGGTCGGCGAGACTCGCCTCGTCGCGATGATTGACGACTTCCTCGTGAAGTTCGAGGAGGCGCTCAAGGATGGCCGCGTCCGCACCGACAGCCCTGCCGACGTGAACACGCTCGTGCGCCTCAAGCAGTTCATCATGGGCGGCGCCGACTCGCGGCAGGAGGTGCGGAACATCCTCTCGCTCGAGGCGCTGCAAGAGCGCTACGCGCGGATGATGCGCGAGACCGAGAGCGCCACGCCGGCGATGGCCGGCGTCGTCATCGACGTGCGCGCGGAGGAAGTGAGCAACGAAACCGAGCAAGCGCGCGCGGGGAAGCAACTGAGCGCTCGGTTTCCCCCCGGCCCCTCGCTCGAAGGAGCCGACCAGGAACCGAACCTCTCCCGCGACCTCCGCCCCGCCTTGCGCGACCTGGTGAACCTCGCGCGCGAGCTCGCCGAGACGATGGGCGCCGACCCGGACGACCACGAGCTGATCGAGAACCGCGTGCTGCGCGCCGTCGAGCGCGTCGAGGCCGCGCGGGCCCCGCACGACGCCGCCGACGTTGGCCCTCGTGGCGCCGAAGCCGAGGAGGACGAGGGATGA
- a CDS encoding 3'-5' exonuclease — MLLPPPLDPASADAAPIIPRYVPRLERRAPKTTVAFVDLETTGLDPSRHDIVEIGVVRVDARTLEVLDEYETLVAPERLGDAELEALAINGFSTAAWEHALPLREALLEVAPLLDGALIAGHNVGFDWAFLDAGFRRAGLALPNVDYHRLDTASLAWPLVVTGELPSTSLDPLAKLLGLERPHPHRALADARCALEVARRLVERMRAGGLITGLPADERQICDALLGRLAQGRRQYGPWRLDDGRDYPSEAYAEVLDGLHYTTAELVRHRRLEAGRRRRVYVCHPFASDPAGNIERVRAISQFLLDDGVLPIAPHLYLSQLVDEATGREQALALCLELLATCDEVRIFGELVTEGMERELREAKRLGIPARFVREVRA; from the coding sequence ATGCTGCTCCCGCCGCCCCTCGACCCGGCGTCGGCAGACGCCGCGCCCATCATCCCTCGCTACGTTCCGCGCCTGGAGCGCCGGGCGCCGAAGACGACCGTCGCCTTCGTCGACCTTGAGACGACGGGGCTCGATCCGTCGCGCCACGACATCGTCGAGATCGGCGTCGTCCGCGTCGACGCGCGCACCCTGGAGGTGCTCGACGAGTACGAGACGCTCGTCGCGCCCGAGCGCCTCGGAGACGCCGAACTCGAGGCGCTGGCCATCAACGGCTTCTCGACGGCCGCGTGGGAGCACGCGCTCCCTCTCCGCGAGGCGCTGCTCGAAGTGGCGCCGCTCCTCGACGGAGCCCTCATCGCCGGCCACAACGTCGGCTTCGACTGGGCCTTCCTCGATGCTGGCTTCCGACGCGCCGGTCTCGCCCTGCCGAACGTCGACTACCACCGGCTCGACACGGCGAGCCTCGCGTGGCCGCTCGTCGTCACGGGCGAGCTGCCGTCGACGTCGCTCGACCCGCTGGCGAAGCTGCTGGGCCTCGAGCGTCCGCACCCGCACCGCGCGCTCGCCGATGCGCGCTGCGCGCTCGAGGTCGCCCGACGGCTGGTGGAGCGCATGCGCGCGGGCGGACTCATCACCGGGCTCCCGGCGGATGAGCGGCAGATCTGCGACGCGCTCCTCGGTCGTCTCGCGCAAGGCCGACGTCAGTACGGTCCGTGGCGCCTCGACGACGGGCGCGACTACCCGAGCGAGGCCTACGCCGAGGTGCTCGACGGGCTGCACTACACGACCGCAGAGCTGGTGCGCCATCGTCGGCTCGAGGCCGGTCGCCGGCGACGCGTCTACGTCTGCCACCCGTTCGCCTCCGACCCTGCCGGCAACATCGAGCGGGTCCGCGCGATCAGTCAATTCCTCCTCGACGACGGCGTGCTCCCCATCGCGCCGCACCTCTACCTGTCGCAGCTCGTTGACGAGGCCACGGGTCGAGAGCAGGCGCTCGCGCTCTGCCTCGAACTGCTCGCCACTTGCGACGAGGTTCGCATCTTCGGCGAGCTCGTCACCGAAGGGATGGAGCGCGAGCTGCGTGAGGCGAAGCGGCTCGGCATCCCCGCGCGCTTCGTTCGGGAGGTGCGGGCATGA
- a CDS encoding PD-(D/E)XK nuclease family protein: protein MTNAPFKNQHLSYSRLTRFEQCPLSYRLHYIEKKQAEPGLALRFGKTIHAVLERLMKEVLDDERSGPLSEERAIELYREAWSAEQLTGMDVFAEGLRILRDFIRDQGVVDHRDVLAIEKEFRLPVGPFTVLGFIDRVDWVDDETVEVIDYKTNHQLFTRDEVDTSLQLSLYHVAAQRLWPWAKKVKLTFWMLRHGVRQETTRTEEQLADELAYVETLGRQTETATEYPARLNANCTYCDHRKQCPAYADALKGKREFLCEDLADLEAVAREREEVARLAKVLYARKEELEDILKAHLTEQDELVLGGVRYRMFTTTSLDYPLDPTLSLLSEATGLSRDEVLGKLGTIDKKALDALLKSLGKKLDKPRVSLLKAELDAHANKKVSPRFWAKEVA from the coding sequence ATGACCAACGCACCGTTCAAGAACCAGCACCTCTCGTACTCGCGGCTTACGCGATTCGAGCAGTGCCCCCTCAGCTACCGCCTGCACTACATCGAGAAGAAGCAGGCCGAGCCCGGGCTGGCGCTCCGCTTCGGCAAGACCATCCACGCCGTCCTCGAGCGGCTGATGAAGGAGGTGCTCGACGACGAGCGCTCGGGCCCGCTCTCCGAGGAGCGCGCCATCGAGCTCTATCGCGAGGCGTGGAGCGCCGAGCAGCTCACCGGCATGGACGTGTTCGCCGAGGGGCTGCGCATCCTGCGCGACTTCATCCGCGACCAGGGCGTCGTCGACCACCGCGACGTCCTCGCCATCGAGAAGGAGTTCCGGCTGCCGGTGGGGCCGTTCACGGTCCTCGGCTTCATCGACCGCGTCGACTGGGTCGATGACGAGACCGTCGAGGTCATCGACTACAAGACCAACCACCAGCTCTTCACGCGCGACGAGGTCGACACCTCGCTGCAGCTCTCGCTCTACCACGTGGCCGCGCAGCGCCTCTGGCCCTGGGCGAAGAAGGTGAAGTTGACGTTCTGGATGCTGCGCCACGGCGTCCGGCAGGAGACGACGCGCACCGAGGAGCAACTCGCCGACGAGCTCGCCTACGTCGAGACGCTCGGACGGCAGACCGAGACCGCGACGGAGTACCCGGCGCGCCTCAACGCCAACTGCACCTACTGCGACCATCGCAAGCAGTGCCCGGCGTACGCCGACGCGCTCAAGGGCAAGCGCGAGTTCCTCTGCGAGGACCTCGCGGACCTCGAGGCCGTCGCGCGCGAGCGCGAGGAGGTCGCCCGCCTCGCCAAGGTGCTCTACGCGCGGAAGGAGGAGCTGGAGGACATCCTCAAGGCGCACCTGACGGAGCAGGACGAGCTCGTCCTCGGCGGCGTCCGCTACCGGATGTTCACCACGACGAGCCTCGACTACCCGCTCGATCCGACGCTCTCGCTGCTTTCCGAGGCCACGGGGCTCTCGCGCGACGAGGTGCTCGGCAAGCTCGGGACCATCGACAAGAAGGCGCTCGACGCGCTCCTCAAGTCGCTGGGCAAAAAGCTCGACAAGCCCCGCGTCTCGCTGCTCAAGGCCGAGCTCGACGCGCACGCCAACAAGAAGGTCTCGCCGCGCTTCTGGGCGAAGGAGGTGGCGTGA
- a CDS encoding DUF429 domain-containing protein gives MAWVAGVDGCKTGWVVVLNDLALNTRVARVVPDFAAVLALPEAPSVIAVDIPIGLLDIAVAGGRACEVDARQLLGSRASSVFSAPTRSAVAACRAGGDYATVSSANRGSNPGAPGLSQQAFAIVPKIDQVDAALTPKHQQVVREVHPELSFAEANGGKPMVHSKKRKAGRIERERLLARLGLATPLKLLGPRLPVGVKADDLLDACIACWSAARIASGVAAVIPASPPVDTRGLRMELWR, from the coding sequence ATGGCGTGGGTCGCGGGCGTCGATGGGTGTAAGACGGGCTGGGTCGTCGTGCTGAACGACCTGGCGCTCAACACCCGCGTCGCGCGCGTCGTGCCCGACTTCGCGGCGGTGCTCGCGCTGCCGGAAGCGCCGTCGGTGATCGCCGTCGACATCCCCATCGGCCTCCTCGACATCGCGGTGGCCGGCGGACGAGCATGCGAAGTCGACGCGCGGCAGCTCCTCGGATCGCGAGCATCGAGCGTCTTCTCGGCTCCGACCCGCAGCGCCGTCGCGGCGTGTCGCGCCGGCGGCGACTACGCGACGGTGTCGAGCGCCAACAGAGGGAGCAACCCAGGCGCGCCCGGCCTGTCCCAGCAGGCCTTCGCCATCGTGCCCAAGATCGACCAGGTCGACGCCGCGCTCACCCCGAAGCACCAGCAGGTAGTACGCGAAGTCCATCCCGAGCTGTCCTTCGCCGAAGCGAACGGCGGCAAGCCGATGGTTCACTCCAAGAAGCGCAAGGCCGGGCGGATTGAACGTGAACGCCTGCTGGCGCGCCTTGGGCTCGCCACCCCCCTGAAGCTCCTGGGGCCGCGTCTCCCGGTGGGCGTGAAGGCCGACGACCTGCTTGACGCGTGCATCGCGTGCTGGTCCGCCGCCCGCATCGCATCGGGCGTGGCCGCTGTCATCCCTGCGTCGCCGCCGGTCGACACGCGTGGGCTGCGGATGGAGCTCTGGCGCTGA
- a CDS encoding DUF262 domain-containing protein translates to MEARPSKITEFFDGTKQMMVPLFQRSYEWTTKDWETLWADLLEQYERSEEDTVATHFTGAIVTAPARSVPVGVSKFLVIDGQQRLTTIAVLICAIRAFLDPESKEYRRLTKLLINEDYDELDYFKLLPTQPDRPAFQSLVSAKPQPGTRFTEALEFFKKKIAGTDSDGEKLDLDRLTNAIQNRLTVVAIHLGDTDDPYLIFESLNAKGAPLTQADLIRNYLLLRLHSNAQQKSYEEAWLPMQALLPGEHLTEFMRQFLMMTGEEVAKSAIYSVLKKRLLSVSDASIAAELQRMQQASLLYAEIVGLKKPIDENIATGLGRLRRWEIATANPFILKLLEAKSKGIVSAVDVAKCLATIESFAVRRTVCGVPTNQLKRIFLSIAKEMPNADIPAWLSKTLAAGTSGRRWPKDEEFKESLLRYRAYAQPIDRCKFLLETLEEHHGHKEPATFESATIEHVMPQTLNAEWRTMLGAGADDIHEKWLDLLGNLTLTGYNSELSNDPFPKKKALLSDSHFEMNKWIAARERWTETELRERTDLVFMKAKAIWPRPE, encoded by the coding sequence ATGGAAGCGCGTCCTAGCAAGATCACAGAGTTTTTCGACGGCACGAAGCAGATGATGGTGCCGCTGTTCCAGCGCTCCTACGAGTGGACCACCAAGGACTGGGAGACGCTCTGGGCCGACCTCCTCGAGCAGTACGAGCGGAGCGAGGAGGACACGGTCGCCACGCACTTCACCGGCGCGATCGTGACCGCTCCCGCGCGCTCGGTGCCCGTCGGCGTGTCGAAGTTCCTGGTCATCGACGGCCAGCAGCGCCTCACGACGATCGCGGTGCTCATCTGCGCCATTCGAGCGTTCCTCGACCCGGAGTCGAAGGAGTACCGGCGACTGACGAAGCTCCTCATCAACGAGGACTACGACGAGCTCGACTACTTCAAGCTCCTGCCGACGCAGCCGGACCGCCCTGCCTTCCAGTCGCTCGTCAGCGCGAAGCCCCAGCCCGGCACGCGCTTCACGGAGGCGTTGGAGTTCTTCAAGAAGAAGATCGCGGGCACGGACTCCGACGGCGAGAAGCTCGACCTCGACCGGCTCACTAACGCCATCCAGAACCGGCTCACCGTCGTCGCGATCCACCTCGGCGACACGGACGACCCGTACCTCATCTTCGAGAGCCTGAACGCCAAGGGCGCTCCGCTCACCCAAGCCGACCTCATTCGGAACTACCTGCTCCTGCGCCTGCACTCGAACGCGCAGCAGAAGTCCTACGAGGAGGCGTGGCTCCCGATGCAGGCGCTGCTGCCCGGCGAGCACCTCACCGAGTTCATGAGGCAGTTCCTCATGATGACCGGCGAGGAGGTCGCGAAGTCGGCGATCTACAGCGTCCTCAAGAAGCGGCTGCTCTCGGTCTCGGACGCCTCCATCGCCGCCGAGTTGCAGCGCATGCAGCAGGCCTCGCTGCTCTACGCCGAGATCGTTGGACTCAAGAAGCCGATCGACGAGAACATTGCCACGGGGCTCGGTCGGCTGCGGCGCTGGGAGATCGCGACCGCCAACCCCTTCATCCTGAAGCTCCTCGAGGCGAAGTCGAAGGGCATCGTCTCGGCGGTGGACGTCGCGAAGTGTCTCGCGACGATCGAGTCCTTCGCGGTGCGCCGCACGGTCTGCGGCGTCCCGACGAACCAACTCAAGCGCATCTTCCTCTCAATCGCGAAGGAGATGCCCAACGCCGACATCCCCGCCTGGCTCAGCAAGACGCTCGCGGCGGGAACGAGCGGGCGGCGCTGGCCGAAGGACGAGGAGTTCAAGGAGTCGCTCCTCCGCTACCGCGCGTATGCGCAGCCGATCGACCGCTGCAAGTTTCTGCTCGAGACGCTCGAGGAGCACCACGGCCACAAGGAGCCCGCGACCTTCGAGAGCGCGACGATCGAGCACGTGATGCCGCAGACGCTGAACGCCGAGTGGCGGACGATGCTCGGCGCTGGCGCCGACGACATCCACGAGAAGTGGCTCGACCTCCTCGGGAACCTCACGCTCACGGGCTACAACAGCGAGCTCTCGAACGACCCGTTCCCGAAGAAGAAGGCGCTCCTCAGCGACAGCCACTTCGAGATGAACAAGTGGATCGCGGCGCGCGAGCGGTGGACCGAGACAGAGTTGCGCGAGCGGACGGATCTGGTCTTCATGAAGGCGAAGGCTATCTGGCCGCGCCCTGAGTGA
- a CDS encoding sigma-70 family RNA polymerase sigma factor, producing MRASWEALHAGLDRSLRTLQADQAFQQAKQQYPALAGFDEPKKLFAHLTSKLGDLDEKDRILGTLVTLVQRREHHELAIALLWLGLWPGLDAIYRRRLRHFSGELDELVADLASAFTELVERLDLDAVHRVAATLVRSTERDVMEHRKRAWADDAHELNGEPNEPLRDLEGDIFSASWFDRASLQRWAASGNVVPSLSFDEDLAVLRAWLQPIVREDAELLLAVLVLDETQREAGERLGLSHDAARKRFQRALGRLREHLAKSMSHSGREVRVCPPRNR from the coding sequence ATGCGCGCAAGCTGGGAGGCTCTGCACGCGGGCCTCGATCGTTCCCTTCGTACTCTTCAGGCAGACCAGGCGTTTCAACAGGCGAAGCAGCAGTACCCCGCGCTCGCGGGGTTCGACGAGCCCAAGAAGCTCTTCGCGCACCTCACGAGCAAGCTCGGGGACCTTGACGAGAAGGACCGCATCCTCGGCACCCTCGTCACGCTGGTGCAGCGGCGCGAGCACCACGAGCTCGCGATCGCGCTCCTCTGGCTCGGGCTCTGGCCGGGGCTCGACGCCATCTACCGGCGCCGGCTCCGGCACTTCTCCGGCGAGCTCGACGAGCTCGTCGCCGACTTGGCCAGCGCGTTCACCGAGCTGGTCGAGCGCCTCGACCTCGATGCCGTTCACCGGGTGGCAGCGACGTTGGTGCGCAGCACCGAGCGCGACGTGATGGAGCATCGCAAGCGCGCGTGGGCCGACGACGCGCACGAGCTCAACGGCGAGCCGAACGAGCCGCTGCGCGATCTCGAGGGTGACATCTTCAGCGCGAGCTGGTTCGACAGGGCGTCGCTCCAGCGGTGGGCGGCGTCGGGCAACGTCGTCCCCAGCCTCTCGTTCGACGAGGACCTCGCGGTCCTTCGCGCCTGGCTTCAGCCGATCGTCCGCGAGGACGCCGAGCTGCTGCTCGCGGTGCTCGTGCTGGACGAGACGCAGCGCGAGGCCGGCGAGCGCCTCGGGCTCTCGCACGACGCCGCCCGCAAGCGCTTCCAGCGCGCGCTGGGTCGCCTCCGCGAGCACCTCGCGAAATCGATGTCCCACTCCGGTCGCGAGGTCCGCGTTTGCCCCCCACGAAACCGCTGA